Part of the Phycodurus eques isolate BA_2022a chromosome 3, UOR_Pequ_1.1, whole genome shotgun sequence genome, TTTTTCTCTTCATCTAGCAATCCTAACAAAAGCATTCCAAGGCTCCATGCGGATCTTCTCAAAGAAGTTACCACACCCAGATTTGGTGAGTCAACTACATAATTGACCTGAAGAATGCATATCATACAATTAAGTGCAACTTGAGTTTAGACCAAGGCAAAGCAAGCATTTGCACCTAAGAgccacatttaatttttaaaatggccaCCCCAGTAATTTAAAatagccaattttttttttttttttttttttcccaaggcaAGGTGAATTAAATTGTTGCTCGAGCTTATGGAGGTCTAATAGGGGCCAGCACATCATGATCCTCATGATGTTTAAATGTCTCCAGACGCCAGAGGAGAAGGAGGCGCTGCTCCTGACCAGCGAGTACCAAGAGCAGATGTCCGAGTCCACGTTCTTCTTCTTGACCCTTGATCTCCCAACAGCCCCCTTGTACAAGGATGAGAAGGAGCAGCTCATCATCCCACAAGTTCCTCTCTTCAACATCCTGGGCAAGTTCAATGGCAGCACAGAGAAGGTAAAAATTCATCGGTGGTTTATGTAATGCATTAAGATATACTGTGTGCACAATTATTATGCAGGTAAGTATTTGGACTTCATAATTTTAATGCATAGTTCCAAACTTAAAGCTGTATGACTTGAGTGTTAATTGGATTTGAGCATATCGCGTGACGTGTATTTGTGTAATGAGGAAAGGTGTGGCCTAAGGAGACCAGCACCCTATATCAAAAGgtgtcaaaaaaattattttagagAGATGAAGCATGCGTGAAATTGCAACTATAGCGGATCATGATCACAGAATTACCAAACATTTAGTTGCAAAGGGTCAACAGGCTCTATAAAGACACCAATTAATTGCAAAATATTGATAAAGAATCTAGTGGGAAACTTCTAGGAACCCATTGTGTTTCCAGTGCTGTTATATCCCAAAAGAGTAACCTACCTGGAGTACTCGGAGACATATGCAAGGCAAGGAAGGCTGAAATCCGACCACCACTGAACAAGACACACAGTCGACTGGGTGGGCTTCTGGTCTGGCCTGGTATCATCACAGATGAGCTGGTTGTTGACTGTTTGGGGTAGGAGGAGGACTTAAAATTAACCACTGCCAGTTTTTAGAGGACACCTTCTTCAAGCAGTGGTACAGAAAAAAAggtctgaaaagaaaaaaagacatgcaataATGTATTCCATTGCATGGCTTAGAAGTGATTGACTTGAACCCTATTTAGAACTTGTGGGCTCTTAAAAGAGAGCTTTACCCTGAAAGAAAACCGTGCGCCTCTCTGGTGGCTTTTTCGGCATAAAAAGTTGACcatcaaaagatgaagaaaTTGCCAGGCTCGATGGATCGAAGGCAGTTATGAAAAAGGTACTGGTCACTGATTATTTTTTGtggaattgttgagatattttttttcattttcagttgtttCATTATTTGAACAGATGAAAAATAAGCGAGATGAGAAAATATTCAGTTTTCATTTAGTTGCAGAATAACTCTGTACACCAATATTTGCCAAATAATTTTGCACACTGACAtactcttaaaaaataaataaataaataaataaaagcgcCTGTTTTTTTTCCGTTGTAAGCTAATCAACCCGAGCTCGTAATATTGTGAATTGAGCGAGAGCGCAGTAGTTGAAGtcaaattgtcaaaaacaaaactttcctaatatttgtgcaaatatttgtgtattttccacCCACCCCCCCATTAAACTCGTTAATGCTTCAACAGCGTCACTTTGAAAATAGAAACACGTGACTCATCTTGAATTGTCTGCTGACGTTGAATTTATTacgcgtttaaaaaaaaaactgtctgcTGTGTCTCCAGGAGTACAAAACATACAAGGAGAACTTCCTGAAAAGATTCCAGTTGACCAAACTCCCACCCTACCTCATCTTTTGCATCAAAAGGTTCACAAAGAATAACTTCTTTGTGGAAAAGAACCCCACCATCGTCAACTTCCCCATCACGTAAGTGTTGCCGGTCATGCTCTAAAACAGGAGTTTAGGCGAAGGATCAGACACAGCCACCGTCCCCAATCTTGTGGCGGATAGAAAGTCGTTATTCAACTGAGAGGTACCAAATGTTTGTGCTGTGTTCCCTTTTTCAGAAATGTAGATCTCCGTGAGTACTTGACCGAAGAAGCCCAAGTCACGGAGAAGAACACAACGTATGACCTGGTTGCCAATGTGGTGCATGATGGGAAACCAACCGAAGGCGCTTACAGGATACATGTACTGCATCATGTAGGTTCAGCATGAAGATGGCCAATTTTGAGGACCGTATTGTGCACAGTGTATAAAAACCTTGTTTTGTGTCAGTTCTGCCGACCAACCTTGTTGTGCCCAATCAGGGAACTGGAAAGTGGTACGAGATGCAGGACCTGCAGGTGATCGACATCCTCCCTCAGATGATCACTTTATCAGAGGCCTACATCCAGGTGAGCTGTCTGCGTGTGTCTTGTGTTGCTGTAGTTTAATTATTAAGCAGTTATGCATTTGGTGTGATCATACAATTTGTATCGTTTGTGTATTGAGTCAAGCATTGGTGCTCatcttatttttacatttttcaacaaatgcaaatgttcaTATAGAATGGAAGGGTCATCCGCTCATTACATTTCggaaatgtcaaaaaaataattatgcaaTATCCAGTGGAACCTGTCAAGTTGTATGCCAATGAGGTCGTACAATTCCAAATTCCATTTAAATTCTcatgaaaaaaagtataaagtTGAGGTCCCAACCGCTGTCGTGCTTGACATCATGTGAGATGTTGGCAAATCTTGCAAAACCTCAGCCAAACACGCATTCAATGACTCATTCTGGGCATGTTTTACTTATTGCttcattttacaatttcataCTAACAATTACAATTGCTGCATGATGTGTATTTATGGAGCAAATGACCTTTGTTAGTTTTTGCATCGTAATATAAATAGTGGTTACCTTTTTGCACTTGGATGAGTTTAAAATGTTGCCACATTGCCTGTATAGATGGTTTATGGCGCTAATCCACTGAGTAAAGAAATTAACAAGTatagagggattttttttttcctccagtgGTATTTAGTTCTCAGATGATAtccattcaatttttttttttaaatctcttttgCAGATTTGGAAGAGACAGGAGAGTGGCAAGGATGTAAACAACCACACTGGTGCATAGTGGTAAAAAGGAGCAACACAAGACCGAAACTCAGTTTTTTTTAgtcacaaaaagaaagaaaaaactatatgtattattttccacgtttagtgtttttatgtttctaAATAAACATTATTCTGCCTCTATGTTTAACATTAGAGCAAGAAAGAAACAGCTATTCACTTGTCTTTTCAGTCATCATTTAATATCAACCACACAGCAAAGTTTTCACATTCATGAATTAGACTACAACTGAAACATTCTGAACAAGTGGTGGTTGCAATTGAATGCTGCCTGCCGGTTATATTTTAATGCAGACCAAAAttagggagggggaaaaaaattatgaaaatgtcAAGTATATGAGgcaaatactgtgtgtgtgtgtgtgtgtgtgtacgtacaaTTGAGCTATTCACTTCTTCCACATGTGCTTCTCACAGAAGGCAACATTCTGAAAGGAGAACAAAGTTATATTTAACAGCACATCAGTAAGAGAGAATCTAAATAAATGCTTACAGATGgctaaacaaacaaatggaaatactGTAGGTTAAATAATAATGCATCTGAATAAGTGCAAATCAATCTGTCAGAGGGGATTTAGCGGATGATGATAATCAATACATCCAAGGttgtgcctttacaaagatatttaTCACTTTCGATCAACTCAGATTGCGACCTAACATGTTTTAAGCaggaaattttaaaaacacttctgaaaggttaaaatgtaaaatcagtagggctgcaactaacaattattttaatactcGATTAATCTGTTGAATATCTTTTTGATCAATGaatctgattaaaaaataatataataatacaacacCAAACATAAATTACGATTCAGTTGCTCGTTTGGTGTGtaacatctgtcagaaaatcaaatatgttgatcattgttttccacagtaaaattagatgtttgaaaatatttggATTAAACACAGATAATTTGTCTGCTTTCAGGgaaatcggagaatatttactgttgagaggctgaaattcctgaggatttggacaattttacatTCAACAAGGTCTCTCTAATTGATTAtgaaaatagttgtcgattaatttgataaccGATTAATTGTCAATTACTcgattgttgcacctctagaaATCAGTAACttgaaacatttgcactcattcTGTGAAGGCTAAAACAATACTGCCACATAGTGAAGACCCCCACCCTTCCATTAGCGCCCATCCACAAAGCTTTGTGGTAACGGCTTAAAGTCTACATTGACGTCACTCTCCCCCTGCACTTTGTGCTCTGTAGTTAATAATTGAGCAATGTGTGTGAATCTATAACTTACACCACACTTGTGAGCCGTGTTTGTGTTTCTGCACCAGTAGCTTGGCCCCCAAGTGCAGGGGTTGCTTCCCAGCAGCTCGGACTTCTTTGCAGTGCACAGATCAGCTCTCTGAACGGCAAACGAAAGTGACAACAAACTGCACAATGTGTGTGATGCATCGTAACTGACTTTTCAAGACTAATGTAACTTAATTCCCGTCAAGTGGTTTGCCCTTTACACTTACTTCACAAATGTCTTTATGGTCCACCTCCTTTCCCAAAAACTGCTGCAGTCTTGCGCCGTAGATTCTGGTGAACTCCTCACACTGAAAAGACAATGATGACTAATTGCTTATTCATGCAATGGGAAATATTTGATATCTCCAAAGGTGTTATGTTTTAGTGATGACTTTAAGCCCCCTCAATTAGTGTGAATgctgtttatacagaacagcgacTTAAACAAAAaggtggagagaaaaaaaagaagacttttaCAAGCAACGAAAGCGGGGCTGAAGAGacaagacaaccattcacacctatgaacaattgtACGCCTCCAATTGATGCAACATGCAAATTTATGGAGCCTGGGAGGTTGCCGGAGTACCTTACAAACCATGTAAGAACATTTGAGCCCAGAACAAAGGTAAGTTTGAAGCATTTGATCAGCAGAGGCAAAGAGGCACGCACACCTTTGGGATGGCATTGGGGTGATGACCGCACACCGACTCGAGGAAAGACGACGTCTTAGGCTTAGTGGCGTTGACGGCCAGTCGAAGTCGGCTCAGCGCGGCCAGCGTACGGCAGGAATCGCAGTCGGACGGGACGGGCGCCTCTGGGAAGTCATCACGGCATCGTAACTTGGCGAGAACGTTGGCGATGTTCATAGATCCTTTCAAGCAAGCAAGCTGCAACTGACCTGGAGCAGGAGAGTCCTTGAACAAACAGATGTGCAGCAGCGTGCAAATGGTGTGAGGGGCGGCCGAAGACAGCAGGAACTCCACTATCTGTACGCCGTATTTGTCGACAAAGTTGTCGCAGTCGTCCTTGTAGCTCTGAGGGAGGAGATCGCAGACCTCGCCCATGAGCTTCATCAAAGCGTCCTGCAGGAAGGGGAGAGGATGACAGACATCAGACGCAATCAAGATTTAGGACAGACAAAGCCAACGAATAGATACGAAACCACACCTCAGTCATATTTTGGGGCAACAGAGTCTCCAGTTTCTTGATAATAAACAAGCACAGGGTACAAGCCGGGTTCAACTGCTCCTGGATGAAGAGGTGAACTTTTGAGAATGCGGACAGAAAAATGCATGGAAGTTAACACAACATTATTTGTGACCCCCCCGCACAATGGGATGAAATCCAATACAAATACTGACTTTACAAATAGGATAATAATGCTACCTACCGAGCTTTGATTAATTCAGAGAGGTAGTACCTGTCAATCAAACTTGTGCATTATTTGGGCCCTCTTGGTGTGTCGTATAATTATGTTGTGATGCGTTGCTCTACTTAAAAGATATTTTTGCACCACAACTAATGAATTTGTCTCATACCGAACATCAAACGACATCCTGAAAacagaaatgtgaaatattttctctgcatcatcagcgcaatgcatcatgggacGTATCGCTAGTGCCcgttggttgttttgtttgctacCTTTCAAGATGCTTCTTTGCATTGAGGGCATTATATAAGGGATAACATCGACTCGCTCCACATTCGAACAGCATTACAGAATAGTGAAGTagatgtaaaaagtctacacacccctatttaaatgccacatttttgtgatatttataaaaaaaaaaaaaaaaaaaagcaagatcattcaaaactttttccacacttaatgtgacctgtaatcTGTATAACTCAGGTATTGGAGACAGACGGGTGAGgctaaaattcatccatccagtttctactgcttatccgaggtcaggtcgcgggggcgtcagctttagcagggacgcccagacttccctctccccagccacttcatccagctcttctggggggatcccgaggcattcacacgccagccgaaagacgtagtctctccggcgtgtgactggtcgtctccggggtctcATCCCGATGGcatgtgcccagaacacctcaccggggaggcatccgaattagatgccccagccacctcatctggtgcAGATCCtgtgcaggatctcatccccgacccggagagggcacaccacccttttctgactgaggaccacggtctcacgtttggtggtggtgctgattctcatcccagccgcttcacactctgctacGAACTGCTCTAGTGAGacttggagatcacggcctgatgaagcaaacagaaccacatcatctgcaaaaagcagagatgtaatactgtggccaccaaaccggaccccctctacgccttggcccccctccccaaaggtggagggaggctaccctcttgtccaccggggtgaaccccaacgtacaggcgccgagccggggagtgGGGCAAATAAGTATACCCGACGCTAAAattgtcaagttttttttaagccatttaaTTTGGGCGAAACGATCATTTCAGGGATTCGCCAGGAAAAAGAGAAGCCAGGGCCCGTCATGCATTTCCCATTGTAAATGTCAAATCTTAAGCTACCGCTCTCGTATTCGCGCATAGTATCGTTTaagattgtgcaagtggtcataatgtttgGTGTACATTCTCCTTCTGCGTTCTTACATGGGTGTTGGTGAGCGCAGGCACGTCTTCCTCAGCGTCCTGGTGGGGAAGTGCCACCTCTTCCTCATCCTGGAGGACAGCGCACAGCCCGAAAGCCGAACAGGTGTCTTCCACTTCCTAGCAAAAGGCAAGCGCACGATATCGTACAACTGTGGGCAAATTCTTCTTCTCTCGTGAGCGGACGAAACATACCCCGTCACCACGTGGTTGCAGCAGGATTTTGGGCAAATACATCTTCAACTGAGTGTCACATTCCAACGCCCGTTTGTCCGGGAGGTGCTGGCAGAGTGCGAGCAAGGTTTCGTACATGCGCCCCTGCAAAAACAGGCCATAATGTAATTAGCACTCAATTATGAGTACTCGGAATGTGTGCAAAGTGATTGGTAGCCAAAAGCCGCATTTTGATGGGGTCATATTTCATTACAAGACAAATGAAAATGATCATCACCTTACTGTCCACGCTGGGAATCATGTTAGCAGAGCGCTGAATGATCTGCTTGCACTCTGAGCAGATGGCCTTCTTCCAAGGAGATGGCACGAAAAGAAATGGTCATTGTTCATGTCCATTGTGTTTcaactaaatatatatacactcaGCATTATGGAGTAAAGATCAGATGGAGTCTTTTGGGCTATTCAGCACAGCAGCTTTTCTGTGATAAACATGATACAATAATCTGCAAaatcaaaacattatttattgatgtattttgGTGGGTTAAATTATTATGTCATGCATTCTTTTGACTTACATTTTCCTTTCGAAAAATCTTACCGGGGTATTGTGATTCACGAATGCCAGAGGGTCTTTGATGAACATGGAGTCTCCTTGAAACCcccagacagaaaaaaaatatatacatagttAAAGATTTGACcaaattaaaatacagaatAACAAGGGTGACAATTGTAAATTCACATATTCGTCACTCCTAATAAATAAACCGCATCCCATTGTGTacagaataaaacatttatcaacaatGCTCGTCAGAGACATGGCAGGTGACATGAAGGCAGACATTAAAATGTCCACATTCATCTTACCAGGGCACAGAGACGCCGATATGACAACCAGGAGAATCCACAAAGCCGACATGATGATCGGAATGAGAAGCAGATgacttgtatttatttgactAACACACCGGAAGTTACCGTGCCAGCCCGCATCCTAATAAGGTCGCAAGCTACGTCAGAGCCCACGTGACAAGAACGAAACCTCGGCAGACAACTTTAATTTTCCGCATTAATGAAGTGTGGCGCCCTTAAGTGTTTTATAGAAGCTAGATCATAGACACACAAATAGACACAAATGCTTCTTGGAGCGAGTAGCCCCAAAAATACGAAGACTAGAACGACAGCGTACTGTAGCAGCCttcgtggcggccatgttggggaggtcgatgTTCCCAACAAAGGCAtagcatggacattgaaattaagtcgtgAATTGCCCAATTCTCAACCTATTTTCAcaaagtttatttattcatttattttgtgtcaaCCTCAACGTGAGTGCTATCAATAAGGgacaattaataataaaaaaaagaaactactaACTAATGTTATTTACCTATGAAAGACTATTCCCACTTCCCTTGTGATTGTACAGCGTTGTGTGCAGCCCAATGTGCACTtgtgcaggcatccttgttcttttggtcgTTTTAGCCttacacacacatggaatgagctgacgactttgacctccctagcTTAGCGTCACCGGAGGCACGCAACTCAAAAGGGGCGCGTCGTAACTATTCGTCTATACGAACGATATATATATACGAGATGGGTACTAATTTCTTGTTTGCAGAAGACTTAATGAGCAAAAGAACACAAAGATGCAAATCACAACCACTCGTGAGCAAGAAGAATAGAGAGGTCAGGCTGGAATTTGCAGAAAAATACTGAGACGAACCCAAAAATTTTTATGGTCTCATGTGACTATAAACTTGGAGAAAGAAATGCAAGTCAGTGGAGCAAATCTCGGACGGCATCGCTAATAATCATTGATG contains:
- the sftpbb gene encoding surfactant protein Bb isoform X2, which translates into the protein MSALWILLVVISASLCPGDSMFIKDPLAFVNHNTPAICSECKQIIQRSANMIPSVDSKGRMYETLLALCQHLPDKRALECDTQLKMYLPKILLQPRGDGEVEDTCSAFGLCAVLQDEEEVALPHQDAEEDVPALTNTHEQLNPACTLCLFIIKKLETLLPQNMTEDALMKLMGEVCDLLPQSYKDDCDNFVDKYGVQIVEFLLSSAAPHTICTLLHICLFKDSPAPEAPVPSDCDSCRTLAALSRLRLAVNATKPKTSSFLESVCGHHPNAIPKCEEFTRIYGARLQQFLGKEVDHKDICERADLCTAKKSELLGSNPCTWGPSYWCRNTNTAHKCGNVAFCEKHMWKK
- the sftpbb gene encoding surfactant protein Bb isoform X1, producing the protein MSALWILLVVISASLCPGDSMFIKDPLAFVNHNTPKAICSECKQIIQRSANMIPSVDSKGRMYETLLALCQHLPDKRALECDTQLKMYLPKILLQPRGDGEVEDTCSAFGLCAVLQDEEEVALPHQDAEEDVPALTNTHEQLNPACTLCLFIIKKLETLLPQNMTEDALMKLMGEVCDLLPQSYKDDCDNFVDKYGVQIVEFLLSSAAPHTICTLLHICLFKDSPAPEAPVPSDCDSCRTLAALSRLRLAVNATKPKTSSFLESVCGHHPNAIPKCEEFTRIYGARLQQFLGKEVDHKDICERADLCTAKKSELLGSNPCTWGPSYWCRNTNTAHKCGNVAFCEKHMWKK